TTTTTCCCTTtgttttatctttctttcttctacTTCACTTTACGATTCTTTGAGACTGGCTGGCTGGTTTACACAACATAACACAgattgttttttcttttgttaaCTTTATGTTTTACTTTTACCCATTTacaatttccttttttatgatgacgacgacgatgacgacgacgatgatgatgatgatgatgaatttttgCTGGCgatgatggatatggatttgGAGCATATGGACACGGAAGGCATTTGCTTTGGCGCTTggaataaatagaaaaagcatatgaatattgagatggatgatacCTCATTGGGCTTGCCTGACTTTTTACCACActcgttttctttttcttattccTTTTACAGGTGGACAGGGTGTTGAGGTCTTTAGGAGTTTAGGAGGTTAGGGTTTTAGATTCGACATCTTTCGTAGCTGGTTATGAATGGttagaaatggaaaagatgtTATAAACtatggattatggattatgaataatgaataatgatGTTTAGATGTGTGAGATGCGTGTGAcgtgatgaggaagaagtgaTTGTTAATGGATCTATAGAATGAAATAATGAGAAAAAGGAGATTGGTAAATACTTTCGTATATATTAGGATCAGTATCGAGATATACATCactagaagaagaagaagaagaagaagaagaaaaatcaagCTCTTGAAACTTCAAATCACTGGTATGTATCCTTTCGATTGAAAATAGAAGTTCAGCACTCAAGTTATTATTCACTCTCGTAAGCTCGATCGAGGAGATAATCATGCTgtgttgtgatgtgatgtgatgtgatgtggtgtTCGTATTAGTTATACGTATTGTATtatcttgatatcatcttgtgatataataagttattatttatatatatgtatatgtatatatatatatgtacgaATAAATACTCAATCGGAATTTGATTAAAGATTTCTCGAGGATTGTGTTGTTGtgttgatttcttttcttcatgtGTGATttatctatgtatctatgtatctatgtatctatgtatctatgtatctatgtatctatgtatctatgtatctatgtatctatgtatctatgtatctatgtatctatgtatctatgtatctatgtatctatctctcgatatactatattataatatattatattacatcaTTTCACTCCAACTCCTACACATACCCTTTTCCACATCTCgctcatcctcattctcatctatAGAAGACTGTCCACCTCGCTATTTTATCTTTGTTTTTATGTTCTTGTATTCTTGTATTATTATCTTCTCATCtgctcattctcattttaAATCTgggtttcttttccttttctccttcctcttcccctcccatctatccatccatccatccacctccatcaaacaaacaaacaaacccacAACCTCTCTTATCTCACACACCACTTCTCACTTCTCACTTCTTTCATCACCAATCACCTTATCACCTATCACCTATTAGATACACACTACACACTACACACTGCCCGAAACCCGAAACTCCCAGCCAGCCAGCGCAGAAATACACATCTTCACAAGTCAAGATTTCACAATcgttgtgttgtgttgtggtgTTTTGATGTTGGGAATGCGATGGGACAGGATGGGaaggaataataatatacaaCTATAGAGAGTAAAGGGGAGATATATAAAGAGTGATTGGAAAATGAGGTGTTTTGTGTGTgatgtatgatatatatattatcaataaaatagatgtgaaatcttgatttttgagagagagagagagagagagagagagaggggggggggggttgattgatgatttgttgGTAAGAATTTGtaagtgaatgaatgatagatagatagatgaattgAACAAAACGAGCATCGTGATCgatttgaagttttaaaggagaaaagaaagattggaGGGGTGTGTGTTTGCAGTTTAACAATTGGGAGTTTCGAGGAAAAACGTAATGATCATATCAAGACGAACGATGTGTTTTGTATGCCAGAGGAGAGAATATGGAttaacaaacaaacaagaagGGATTGTCTATCTGATCCTCCACTATCTCCATACTATATCTCCGTATCCATATGATATAACACGTTGAGATCTGACATCTGTCGTGCTTCCTCGAAAAGAATTTCTCAGCTCGCTGTATCATGGAGAAACCCTATCTATGTGAAAAAGTCCCATCGCGTTTACAAATTATCTGAAATCCACCTCTCCATTTACATTTCTCCGCATAAAGAAATGACGACGGGTAATTGCGGTGCATCCTTTGGATTTGTGCGAGTATTTTCCATCTTGCGGACGACGTCCATTCCTTCGATGACTTTGCCAAAGACGACATGTTTGTTGTCGAGGAAGGGGGTTGGGACTGTGGTTATGAAGACTAGAGGGATATTAATGGTTTGATTTGGGGGTGAGGGATGGAgtagagggaggagaggataTGCAAATGAGATgtgagaagatgagaaaacGTACATTGAGAGCCATTGGTATTTGGACCAGCATTCTATATCCAAATTAGTTTCACATCCAGCTTAAATACTACCATGATAATGGGGCTAAACATACCGCCATCGACAAAAGTCCCGGTTCCGTATGCTTATGAGTAAAATTCTCGTCATCGAATTTGCTCAATCCATAAATACAAGTCGAGCCCGTGCCATCACCATTCAAGAAATCACCACCCTGACACATGAAATCCTTGATCTACACCACATGTTAGATCTGAATTGGCGATAGAGGGAAGGGGCCATACAATGCGATGGAATTTGCTGCCTTTGTATCCTTGCGGTCTACCAAGATGATTCTTGGTTTCGCCGGTACAAAATTGCCGGAAATTTTCAGCCGTCTTGGGAACTACATCGGCGAAGAGCTCAAATTGGATTCGACCGAGTGGCTCACCTGGGTAAATTCATGTTAGTGATGAATGTAACATCTTCCAAAATGGAGACGTCCAGAAGCAAACACGTGACGAACTTCGATGAACGGAAAAACTCCTTCTCGAGCTACGAGCTTGAGATATCGGAACACCCCCAAAAAATCAAGGGGAGTGAAGCACGTGGAAAAAATAAGCAAAAGACAAAGAGATCAGCGATCACACGACTTGTTGGGGAACGTCCCGAAACTTCGGAATGCGGAGTTTAATGCTAACATTCGACCCCGCCGTTTTCCATGTTTAAAGAATGCACGCAAAGTAGTGTGGCGTGGCATAGTTTCTGGATGGATCATGCCGTGCAAAATGACTAACCTCCAATTgtgatatcaaagaagacTCTATTCACATATTTGTCAGTCAATGGTGACCTTCTTTCCGCTGCTGAAGGTTGCATAAGCTAGGTATACGCACAGAGGGTTCCCCGATGCGGGCAATTGAGTTGGTGGCATGTCGTAGTGTGGTGTTTGGAGGGTTGAGATATGTCCGAAAGAGGAAATCTTTCTGGTTAACTCCGATTGTCCTCCTGCACGCGTGTTGAAAGGTCCAAAGCGTACGGTATTCAATATTGGAGGGGAAAATCGGGAATTGTAATCGTGGACAGGGTTCAACGATCGATCTAGAGGCGCGGTGGACAGCTAGCAGCCGTATGATTCATGAGGAGACAAAGAATTGCCTGTCGAATCAAAAGTGTCGAGGATGAGTGGGATGATGCAAGGCCAGTTCAACGCAAGGCCAGTTCAATGTCAGGTGTTTGATCTTTGTGCGGTATTTGAAAAACACGGGTCATTCCATTTGAAAAAGGTCTCTCGGCAGACAAGATGGATCGTCGCTTTGGAAAGTTTAGCGTCATATACGTGCAGAACTAATGGCCAAAGGTGCAAGGGTTTTGCGAGGGGAGAAACCagaaaagcttgattttTCATCGTAGACCATGATGAAAGCACGAATAACTCCACGGCTGGAAAATACGGCACGGCTTTTGAGTCGAATGActggagagaggagaggaggtaGGATCATCAGGAATCATTACCTACTGACGATCTAATGCTCAGGACTCTCTCTCGGGCAAAAGTTTAATGTTCCTATATTTATGTGGCATTGCTTGGCCGCGAACTTTCATGAGGCAGGATTTCTGACATGTACATATGCCAATCAAAGAGATTTGGTATCGGAAAGAGCAATACGGAGTACGAGTGAGCTGCATGCATATCTTCAAACCGATGATGTACGGGCAGCATCATGGGATGACACCTCACGCTGCGATTTTCCAGGTTTCTTTTCTACTGTGTATGTTCTCGCATGATGGATCAAGGACCTCTCAAACCCAACGTGCTCCGAAATCTCCGGGGTTGATATCATCCAATGAGATCTGTTGAGACGGGCGTTGTACGTTGTGTGCATCTACTGAATGTACTGTAATCCCCTCTCTGACAGTTTTTTGCATCGAAAAGAGGGAGGCACCATTGTCTCACATTAGACGTTTTCGGTAATTTGTGATCGCTTCCGGTCCATCTCGACCTCGCACTTGatgaaaatctttcttttgcaaGTGAGAACATGCCGTTTGCCGCCAACCGGCACCAAAGGATGTGATGGAGGCAGGACCCGACTGTTCATGTATTTGGAATACCTACGGGGTGTAgtgagaggggaagagagggaagagagggaagagagggaagcGAGGGAAgcgagggaagagagggaagagaagtgTGCTGTCTATTCCACACATCCAGAGTCAAGGCGGCATTATGAGCGATTTACATGATGGCCATGATGATAAATTACCGCAAGGAACTGATCTTCGCACAGTCGATGATtgttaaataaaatataaccATGTAGCATTCTTCTTTGTGTGCCTCCTGCCTCCTGCCCCAAGTCCCGCACTAGTCGCGAGGGATGCTCGTATGTAGGTAATTAAGATCATATGTGTGTGAGCATCGTTTTTATCATCCcatgaatcaatcaatcaatcaatcaatcaatcaagaacCGTCATACATCTCACGCCAGATCTCTAGACAAAGACTCCATCAAGCCCTCGAGCACTCTTTGATTACATTTATCGATTTTCAGCTTGACGTGCACACCATTGCCGCTTGCTTGGACTTCCTCCCTCTTTCGCCGTCTTTTTGAATCAAACCCAAAAGAACTTTGAACTTTTCTCAATCGCGTCGAACCAACTCCAACTCAATTCATTGTCGAGGTATGTTTCCAACTGACAGATAAGGATCAATCTCGATTCCTGTAACgaaaatccattcatcatccattaATAAACTTGCTGACCccatcttttttttctccagCCTTCCGCCCTCTTCGCCCAGTTTTGGTTACCTTCTCCACCAAGACAGCCTCTCGATTTCATCCGTCCATTCacacatctatctatccatctatctatccatccatccatccatccatccaccccccctccccatccccccATCCCCCATTAATGCACATTGTCGCACCCAGGAAAAGGACTCGTGAATTGCTTCACTTCACTGTACTCTCTCTCGCCCTCGCACGTCGACTCTTGATAACATTTACTCCTTTCAAGATTGCCGATCATTGGGTCCCGGAAACGATTGCTTCACATGAATTGAACAGTAATCAATAGTTTCAAATGATCTCGGTAaaaggatttctttgattcattCACGACCACGGTGGCAATCAATAATCTCGTCCTGTATTGTATTGACCCACCCGTACGACCGCCCTTGGGGAACCTTAGAGGCTTACATCGCGCTGCACAATTGCAACAACACACATAACTCAACTAAAGATGGCGCTAGTTAATGGAATGGTAGAGGTCATCAAGATCGTCGCGAGGCAGACGACAATCGCACCGTCGTCAACAGCTGCAACGTCGACCCCAATCTCGTCCACTTCAGCATCTGCCACTCCATCTACAGCATCATCCAACAACAGCAGTAGCCCGACTAGTTCGCCACTGTTGTTCTTTGTTGCGCTAGGATTTGGCGTCGTGTTTACAAATTTATGGTAAGTATCTCGAGGGGGTTCAATTGTCTGCTTGTCACTAATCTTTCCGAAGGATTATTGTTGGTGTCAAATACTGTTTTCGTTACAATGCTAGGAATCGGGCTGCGCGGGAAATGGGCGAGAACCCCATCAATCTCGACAACATGCCCGCCCGACCACACCGAAGGCGCCGGGAAAAGAAGCTCATGACCATGGACGAAGTGAACGAACGATTTCCTTTGACGAAATATAAAACCTGGGTAGCAAATCGAGCTAGCGAAGGACTACCAACTAGTGGGGGTGTGACAGCGCCGCCAAGCCGAGCTGCAAGCGTGGCAGAAGTAGAGGGTGTAGAGCCATCTTCGCCTGTGGGAACAAAGCATTCTATCAACACCAGGCCAGCCACAGCCACTTCGAACAGAGATGAAGCAACGCCATCATCGCCAGCCCATACTCTTAGGGGTGGGTATGGCGACAGAAAGAGTATGGATGCAGTAATTGCGGAAAAGACACCTGCAACGACCGAGGAGCGTAAGGAAGAATTGCATCATTTGGAAGAAGTTCCAACGAGAGCCAGCACAATCGATAACAAGAATATCGCAACAGTCGAAGACGCCGAGGAggatgatgacgaggatgatcATATCCATACCGCCGTACCCCCAGAGCTGCTCAACAACCCAGGGGATTCATGTGCTATCTGCATTGATTCTctagaagaggatgatgacgTTCGTGGTTTGACTTGTGGCCATGCTTTCCATGCCTCGTGCTTGGATCCATGGCTGACTAGTCGTCGTGCTTGCTGCCCGCTTTGCAAGGCGGACTACTTTACACCAAAGCCCCGACCTGAAGGTGAGCCTGAGCCTGAGCGACATTCACGTAGAGCGCACGCATCGCGGGCGAACATGCCCCAACAGCCACAATCAACTTGGACGGGACTTCGAGGTATGCCAGGAATATTCGGAGCATCCGCTAGATCGAATGTGGATACCCGAAATCGTGATGAACGGCAAGCTAGGCGGGCACGCCAAGCTCAAGCTGGACCGACGAGTGTAGCAGCTGATGGGGCAACACCGGAAACCACTTCTGCTCCAGCAGCGAGCAGATGGAGGCCAAGAATACCTGCGGCTTTCACCGGAATCCGCATGCCTGGTAGCAATAGAGTCACGGGAAATGCTTCGGGACAAACAGCCAATGCCGAGCCAACACCTTCTCAGCTAGAAGCAGGTCATCGTTCTGCTTGAGGATAACTGAGCTTCAACTCGACTCGGCCAATTGACTCGTTGATTTAGTACGTGGGGGATTGTCGAGAACAACCCAGTAATATTATTGGCATCATCACAGTGAGAATTTCCTGTGATCGTCTAATCACGATTATATCTGTACCTAATATCTTGCAACCATGTCTCAACAAATATTTGCAAGTCACCTCCCATTTATTGACcttttccatcaatccacCAATTCGAATCTGCCCATGTCCCAATCCAGCAAGCGACCACATTACACACCCTTTTCAGTCGTCTCAATACCTAATTTCGAACCGTCATATCCCAGGCATTGTACATATCCCCCAGGCACCAAGACGTCAGATACATCTCAGTATTCAAGCTAGTTTTCACAATTTTCTAGTCCGTCACAACCCTCTCATGATGTTGTGCTCCTTTAGCGAACGtttatcttattttattttacttttatttttctttatcgACACATTTTCGATTGGTCTCGGCTTTTGATTCCGGATTCCGGCTGGTATACATGGTTCGGTGCCACATGAATAggatggtgggatggatggatgggaaggaCAGGATGGGCGGGAACCGGTTTCAAAGGAAATTTGGAGAGGTCGATTCCGGGGTGTTCATGGAGGTGACtgatgaataaatgaatgaatgagggGGCAGGTGGGACACATAGACCGTgttattttacttttatcCGATTGCATGGGAGGTATACGGGTGGATGGTTGGGAGGCAGGACTTGGGGGCGTGTTGGGATCGGAGTCGACGGTTGCAAATACGGGGCTGGCGGACATAGTAGTGCGGTTGATCCATTACATACAGTAGCTCATACCAAGGAGAGAAATATTCACACTTGCACATCGCTGTTTTTGAAAACATCTAGATTGAATGCCGCTCTAAATTGCAGATAACGAAACGTGGCTCGGGTCAGAATTTAAGCTAAAAGTCAAACAAGTAGACGGAGGTGCTCCCAGATACAGAAAAAATAAGAGAAATTTGGATTGAGTAAATTGTGAATATTAAGTTAAGTGCTTGACTACCTAAGTACCCTGATATGCATTTCATAAAAATGAAACTGACACGCGCGCCCGATATCGTTTAACATACATCCCCTGTTGCATGCATTCTCATGGTATTTTCCTCCCCCGTACTTCATTTTTTATCTCATGGATCGTGTTGtatcgtatcatatcatatcaaatcatttcCAAACAAGCCTCGGgaaagattaattattagACCTATAACTCCTCTTCAAGTAaccttccattccatcaaatCGGCATattttcaatccaatcatcTTCCTACACGAATGACACCGGCAGCGATAAGTTGCTGGATCTTGGATCTGATTTGTGGATTCTTCATATGCTCTTGAAGAGCCGCAGGGTCGTTTTGAGCTTGTTGGAGAATGCTTTGCATGACTGGATCACCCATGATTCTTTGAATCTGTAATGGCTGTTAGCAACACACTCTCGAGAGGATCTACTTTTTAACTTACCTCGGGGTCTCTTGAAAGTCTCTCCTTAGTTTGTTCCTCAGTCTCATTCTCTCTGGCACTGTACATGGCAGTAACAGCTTTCTGCTGTTGCTGCTCAATTTCTCTAGCATTAGCCTTTGTAACATCAGCCTCGCTAGCTTCGTTACAAGCATCAAGAGATTTGGAGTAATCTCTCATGCCGAAGTATGCTTGTGCTTTTCGGATGTATGCTCTGACAAACTTAGAATCCTTGGAGATTGCTTTGTCGCAATCTTCCAAAGCAGAAGGGAATTCAAGAAGCTTGATGAAAGAAGCTGCACGGTTGCTGTAACCTCTTGGATCCTCTGGAGCACGCTTAATCATCTCACTGTAAGCTTCGACGGCTCCAGGCCAATCTGACTCCTTGAACTTTTGGTTTCCGAGTTCACGGGCCTCTTCAGCCTTTGCTGGGTCAATGTAAGCCTTTCTGGCACTATCaatcttgttcttctccGCGGCACGGAGTTTGTTGACGACATCAGGGGTACGGTGTTCAGTGAGCGACTTGTTGTAGTTCTCAATGGCTTTTGGTAAATCTCCCATCTTCTCATAAGAAGTTCCGATACGGGCGTATGATTTAGCAATCATCTTGAAATCGGCATAGATCTCTCGTCCCTCTTCAACAGCCTTCTCACATGCCTTGATGGCCTCTTCATACTCTCCCTTCTCGAAATATGCAGCGCCGAGATTGTTAAGATACGTGATATCCTTGTAAATTTCCCAAGCCTTGCTGTAATGCGCAATAGCCTCATCaaagttcttcttcttgtacTGTTCGGTACCAAGTCTCTTTTCCTCGTCGGCCTCAGCctttgccttcttcttttcagcagcctcctcatcctctggCTCCGGTTCCGGCTCAGTCTTGGCCTTCTTGGCTTGTGGTTCTTGCGAGCTTGGACGCACATCTGGCATTTGGATATCCTCTTCAGCCTCCTTGGGCGCGGAAGCACCATCAGCACCTGGGGCGCCACCGAAAGCACCCGAATCGGCGAAAGACATGTCGACACCCATCAGAACACCCAAGACTTGAATCATACGTGGATCCGAGAAAAGTTCTTGAGTATTGCCTGGGTTAGACTTGATTTGCTGAAGTTTTGACATGAAGGTTGGGTCTGAGAGGAACTTGGCTGTCTTGGGGTTTGCTGCCAGTTTAGTGATGAGTTGTGGATCACTAAACATATTTCCCAATCCTTCTGTTGGATCACCCTTTACACCATCTTAAATGCTTTATTAGCCAACCATCTATGTAACTTTAGACTTTCCAGAACTCACCTGCTTTAGCCTCTGCATCGATAGACTTCTTGACTTGTGCCAAACCCTTGGTAGCAACCGCATAATTTGCATCAAGCTTCAAAGCCTCTTCGTAAGCATCGTGCGCTCCCAAGAGATCTCCCAAACTTTGCTTAGCAGTACCGACTCTGCCCCATCCCTTGGCCCAGTCAGGCTTGATACTCGTGCACTGTTCAGCATCCTTTAAGGAGTTTTCAAAGTCTCGTTTTGAAGCATATGCAGCCGATCTATTAGAGTATAGAATGTGGTTTTCTGGTTCGATAGCAATGGCTTCGGTGAATTTTGCACTGTGGAGTCATTAGTAACCTCTCTTCACATGAATCCCAGCCTAACAAAAGCCCCGTACAACGATATCATAGATACCTCTTCGGAGTTGTACAGCCTTAGAAAACCCAAACAAAGGGAAAACTTACACAGCCTCGTCGAAGTTCTTCTCTGCAATGGCTTTGTTGCCAGCAGCTTTTAATGCGTCCGCCATGATGTGTGAGAGAGTTATGAAAGTAGAAAATCAGAAAGTATGATAAATCAAGGACGACAGTGATACTCAAACTCGAATGCCCAGATTATAAAGTTGAGTTGGGGGTTGGACAAGCATCTCTTTATTTTCCCTCCACTTGTTTCCAGAGCTTTCGATGCCCGCCTCGAATGGTCCGAGCTTCTTGTTCAAATCACATGAGTAATTATTTTTGGATGGTGGGGAAAACAAGGCTTGAGCAAGGCTTGAGCAAGGCTATCTATCCAACATCTATCCAACATCTTTGACTACTCCTAGGGGTCTAGATGTCTAATGTCTAATGTCTAATGTCTAATGTCTAATGTCTAATGTCTAATGTCTAATGTCTAATGTCTAATGTCTAATGTCTAATGTCTAATGTCTAATGTCTAATGTCTAATATCTAAATGATCTGTCTGAGTCTATCTTATAACTGTGCATATAGACTATACAAAGTTAACTTTCCACTTCAAAGTCTACTTTTATACTTTACATCTCTAAAACAGGGACTATTGCAATCTCCAGACCCCTAGCCTAACGTAGAATTCAAGCATGGCATTTGATGTAGGGTTAAATTGGATAGAtgcaaatcaatcaatcgtaCATAGACTTCTGTCTGTCTTTCTGAACCGAAGTTCTGAACCTTAACTTAAAATCCTCAAATGTTTGACACCCAGGATTCAGAtcttttttagaatatacTTTACCACTGTTTCTCTCAAAACAACAAACACATGGCTAACATATTACGAACATGCAAGTATCAACGTTCATTCTTAATCTTATTATCATTGCCGCCTTCTTTCCTTTATCGCCAGCCTAATCTCATCTCCCCCTAATgttccattccattttgcCAACTGCACTTCTCGAAAATGAGCAAGTGTCTAGTTTATGAGGACTTTGTATTTCCCGTCCCATCTCCCCATTTCATATCCCACAAATATATACACGAGTTTGAATAATCTCCTCTCCTTGATCCAGTGACCCCTGAGACTGAACTGATAAACGTCCACCCCACCTCAtccccattccatccccaaAATAAAACTAGCAATTATCTTCTCATTAATGATTCGGTAGATATGTATTATGCTGTGTGCGATTTAAACCCCGAGTCAAAAGCAGAAATGCCAGCTAGCATTTAGGCCGgcaaaaataaagaaaccCTCCAAAAATAACATAAAAAGGTATCCATCAATAATGCATGCGTGCGTGGGAGGTGCGCCACCGCCTCCAAAAACATGTGcccattcaatcaattcaaatcgTCAATTGGTGCGCTCGTCTGACGATGCTTTGTCGTATAACAAGAAAATAGTAGAAAACACAAAACTGTTGAATGCAAAAGGGGTAAAATTCCAATGCAAACCAGAAATTGGGAATAGTGCGTTAAAAGAAATGAACCATCCATGGCTATGCAAAAAATGAAGCAAGCAGCAAAAAAACCAGATGAAAGATGATATGTGGGTGGTCCTTGCATGAAAAGATGCCCGGAAACCCGTTAATCATTGGTCGAATTATTATGAGAAATCGTCATCTCCACCACCTTCTCCATCAAGCACATCAACTCTCAAGACCAATTCTTTGGTTTCTCGGGCAATTTCGAACGCGATAGGAGGTAGACTTTGGTTCCAAGCTCGCCATTCTGCATCACCTTTGTcatcttcccttccctcgATTGCAATTTCTCTGCCCTCTTCCCCTGCAGCCATGATTTGCTCTCTGCACCCAGAAAGTTTTGTCAAGACTGGTTGACATTGTGAGCGGATTTCTGGATTGTTAACCATGGCTTCCTCAGTGGAAGCAACAACTTCACCAACAACATTGGCAATTGCGTCAATCTGGGTTGAGATGGCATTTATGCCGCCTTCTGAACGGATAGAAGAGACTAGAGACTGGATGTTCTGGACTAAGAGCGCCGTTTGATCTTCAAGATATATCTGCGAAGAGTATTATTAGCATAAGTAAGTCCCTGGGTGGGGGGGGCATTTAATTTTATACCTTGAGATCTTCAATATCAGTATCTTGCGATCTGAGGCCGAACCCCACTCCCATTGGAGCTGGTAGGGGACTTGGAGGAGCACTTGGAGGAGCACTTGGGGGACCACGGGGCACTTGTAATGCCAGTGGAAGTGGCTTTGCGCTTCCATTAACAGGCTCGACGCCATTAGTCATTGGGCTTAGAGGATTTTCTCTAGGACTAGGTTCGGCTGCCTTTAGAGTGTCCTTCACAGAACTCGTGGGAATGACGATTGATTCGCGAGGGGAGTTGATTGGACTGTACATAGATGAATTGGTGCTAGCACGATTATTCCCTAGACCAAGGAATGGGCCAGGCACGTAATCGTCGAAGCTTTCCCTCGGTAAGTCCTCGCTTTGCCTGTCATAATTGTCTAGGCTTTGACGTGGTGAATCCATGCTTTGTTTGCTATCATCATTTTGGGATTGAACATTCTCTATTTGTGGTTGAACGGCTTCTTGCTGAGGTGGAACATTCTCTTGCTTGACTTCACGTGATGcaaagaatccaaagatGCCTCCAGTAGAAGGTTTGGTTGCTGCGGGTTTGGGTTCAGTTGTTGTAGCAGACTTGGATGAGAAAAGTCCT
The Botrytis cinerea B05.10 chromosome 5, complete sequence DNA segment above includes these coding regions:
- the Bcsti1 gene encoding Bcsti1, producing MADALKAAGNKAIAEKNFDEAVAKFTEAIAIEPENHILYSNRSAAYASKRDFENSLKDAEQCTSIKPDWAKGWGRVGTAKQSLGDLLGAHDAYEEALKLDANYAVATKGLAQVKKSIDAEAKADGVKGDPTEGLGNMFSDPQLITKLAANPKTAKFLSDPTFMSKLQQIKSNPGNTQELFSDPRMIQVLGVLMGVDMSFADSGAFGGAPGADGASAPKEAEEDIQMPDVRPSSQEPQAKKAKTEPEPEPEDEEAAEKKKAKAEADEEKRLGTEQYKKKNFDEAIAHYSKAWEIYKDITYLNNLGAAYFEKGEYEEAIKACEKAVEEGREIYADFKMIAKSYARIGTSYEKMGDLPKAIENYNKSLTEHRTPDVVNKLRAAEKNKIDSARKAYIDPAKAEEARELGNQKFKESDWPGAVEAYSEMIKRAPEDPRGYSNRAASFIKLLEFPSALEDCDKAISKDSKFVRAYIRKAQAYFGMRDYSKSLDACNEASEADVTKANAREIEQQQQKAVTAMYSARENETEEQTKERLSRDPEIQRIMGDPVMQSILQQAQNDPAALQEHMKNPQIRSKIQQLIAAGVIRVGR